A single genomic interval of Picosynechococcus sp. PCC 7003 harbors:
- the folP gene encoding dihydropteroate synthase — protein MEGLTLRNQTFTWGDRTYVMGILNVTPDSFSDGGQFNSVASAVAQAEKMVAAGIDILDIGGQSTRPGSAQISLTEELDRTIPVIRAIREKFQTVISIDTTRAAVAQKAIATGADIVNDISGATFDDQMLTVVRDLNVPIILMHIRGTPETMQSLTDYQDLIADLKNFFQERIDAALALGIPKNHLILDPGIGFAKTALQNYDLIRQLQDFRDLGYPLLVGPSRKSFIGHILNKPDPTQRVWGTAAACAGAIAFGADILRVHDGPEMIDVAKIADVIWRPRGNAES, from the coding sequence ATGGAAGGACTTACACTCCGAAATCAAACCTTTACCTGGGGCGATCGCACCTATGTCATGGGGATTCTCAACGTTACCCCCGACAGTTTCAGTGATGGGGGCCAGTTTAACTCCGTGGCTTCAGCAGTAGCCCAAGCCGAAAAAATGGTCGCCGCAGGCATTGATATCCTCGACATTGGCGGTCAGTCTACTCGCCCTGGATCGGCGCAAATTTCCCTGACAGAAGAACTAGATCGCACCATTCCTGTGATTCGAGCCATTCGAGAAAAATTTCAGACGGTGATTTCCATCGATACCACCCGGGCGGCAGTGGCCCAAAAGGCGATCGCTACCGGGGCCGATATAGTGAACGATATTTCCGGAGCCACCTTTGACGACCAGATGCTGACGGTGGTGCGGGATTTGAACGTGCCAATTATTTTGATGCACATCCGGGGCACCCCGGAAACGATGCAAAGTCTGACGGACTACCAAGATTTGATCGCCGATCTAAAAAATTTCTTCCAGGAGCGCATCGATGCCGCCTTAGCTTTGGGAATCCCGAAAAATCACCTAATCCTTGATCCGGGCATTGGCTTTGCGAAAACAGCCCTGCAAAATTATGATCTCATTCGCCAGCTCCAAGACTTTCGCGATCTGGGTTACCCGCTCCTGGTGGGGCCGTCCCGCAAAAGTTTTATTGGCCACATCCTCAATAAACCAGATCCCACGCAACGGGTGTGGGGGACAGCGGCGGCCTGTGCGGGGGCGATCGCCTTTGGGGCGGATATCCTCCGGGTGCACGATGGGCCAGAGATGATCGATGTCGCGAAAATTGCTGATGTGATTTGGCGGCCTAGAGGGAACGCAGAAAGCTAA